The following is a genomic window from Treponema pallidum subsp. pallidum str. Nichols.
TTGGGCAGGATGTGTTTTCTTCGTGTGGAAGCCTTGTAGACGTGGTTTTACCTAATTCCGTGAAGGAAATTGGATCTGGGGCCTTTCGAGACTGCGCGGAATTAGCGTCGGTTCGTCTTCCAGTTGGAGTGAAGAATCTTGCAGATGGTCTGTTTGAAGGTTGTCGGAATTTGGTTGAGTTGGGTAATCTTCCGGAGAAGGTGTCATTTGGGGTTGGAGTGTTCGTCGGGTGTTATCGTTTGCCTGATGTGCTGAAGCGGAGCGTGCGTAAGCTCGGGTACAAAGGCGAGTTCTAAAGAATTTTATGCGGGTGGTGGGGGTTGACAAGGGGTATAGGTTATGGGTAGAGTGGTTGAGTTGTGTGTGCTGCGGGTATGTGGTGCGCGCGGAATGATATTTGAGAGGGTGAGGGAAGGGGGAGGGAAGGGTGTGGGGCGGACAGGTTGAGGTTTCGGACCCTGGAAACGGGGTTTAGAATAATGATGGAGAGTTTGATCCTGGCTCAGAACGAACGCTGGCGGTGCGTTTTAAGCATGCAAGTCGAACGGCAAGGAAGCGAATTTTCGTTTCTCTAGAGTGGCGGACTGGTGAGTAACGCGTGGGTAATCTGCCTTTGAGATGGGGATAGCCTCTAGAAATAGGGGGTAATACCGAATACGCTCTTTTGGACGTAGGTCTTTGAGAGGAAAGGGGCTGCGGCCTCGCTCAGAGATGAGCCTGCGACCCATTAGCTTGTTGGTGGGGTAATGGCCTACCAAGGCGTCGATGGGTATCCGACCTGAGAGGGTGACCGGACACACTGGGACTGAGATACGGCCCAGACTCCTACGGGAGGCAGCAGCTAAGAATATTCCGCAATGGGCGAAAGCCTGACGGAGCGACACCGCGTGGATGAGGAAGGTCGAAAGATTGTAAAGTTCTTTTGCCGACGAAGAATGAGGACGGGAGGGAATGCCCGTTTGATGACGGTAGTCGTGCGAATAAGCCCCGGCTAATTACGTGCCAGCAGCCGCGGTAACACGTAAGGGGCGAGCGTTGTTCGGAATTATTGGGCGTAAAGGGCATGCAGGCGGACTGGTAAGCCTGGTGTGAAATCCCCGAGCTCAACTTGGGAACTGCACTGGGTACTGCTGGTCTAGAATCACGGAGGGGAAACCGGAATTCCAAGTGTAGGGGTGGAATCTGTAGATATTTGGAAGAACACCGGTGGCGAAGGCGGGTTTCTGGCCGATGATTGACGCTGAGGTGCGAAGGTGTGGGGAGCGAACAGGATTAGATACCCTGGTAGTCCACACAGTAAACGATGTACACTAGGTGTTGGGGCATGAGTCTCGGCGCCGACGCGAACGCATTAAGTGTACCGCCTGGGGAGTATGCTCGCAAGAGTGAAACTCAAAGGAATTGACGGGGGCCCGCACAAGCGGTGGAGCATGTGGTTTAATTCGATGATACGCGAGGAACCTTACCCGGGTTTGACATCAAGAGGAGCGCCGTAGAAATGCGGTGGCGTAGCGATACGCCTCTTGACAGGTGCTGCATGGCTGTCGTCAGCTCGTGCCGTGAGGTGTTGGGTTAAGTCCCGCAACGAGCGCAACCCCTACTGCCAGTTGCCAGCAAGTGGTGTTGGGGACTCTGGCGGAACTGCCGGTGACAAACCGGAGGAAGGTGGGGATGACGTCAAGTCATCATGGCCCTTATGTCCGGGGCTACACACGTGCTACAATGGTTGCTACAGAGCGATGCGAGGTTGTGAAGTGGAGCAAACCGCAAAAAGGCAATCGTAGTCCGGATTGAAGTCTGAAACTCGACTTCATGAAGTTGGAATCGCTAGTAATCGCACATCAGCATGGTGCGGTGAATGTGTTCCCGGGCCTTGTACACACCGCCCGTCACACCATCCGAGTTGGAGATACCCGAAGTCACTAGCCTAACCCGCAAGGGAGGGCGGTGCCGAAGGTATGTTTGGTAAGGAGGGTGAAGTCGTAACAAGGTAGCCGTACCGGAAGGTGCGGCTGGATCACCTCCTTTCTAAGAGAAAGGGTATGGGCATGGCATGGTGCCGTGTTCGCCGTGTGGCGGAAGCCACACGGTAGGTTTTTCTGCTCCTGCACGGCAGTCTCTCCCCTTCCCTTTTGAAAAGGGGCTTGTAGCTCAGTTGGTTAGAGCACTTCTCTGATAAGGAAGGGGTCATTAGTTCAACTCTAATCAAGCCCACTATTATTCTTTATGTCCCTTTGTTTTGTTTATGGGGTAAGGAGTAGGTGGTAGGTGATTTTTGAGAGTATTAGGGTGGGGTGTGAAGTTGAGAAGGGATGGATAATATGGTCAAGCGAATAGTGGTTTACGGTGGATGTCTTGGAGTTGTCAGGCGATGAAGGTCGTGATAAGCTGCGAAAAGCCTCGGGGAGGAGCACATGTCCTGTGATCCGGGGATGACCGAATGGGGTAACCCGACAGGGTAAAGCCTTGTCATTGCCTTCCTGAATGAATAGGGAGGGTAAGGCGAAACTGGGTGAACTGAACCATCTAAGTAACTTGGGAAAAGAAATCAAGAGAGATTCCGAAAGTAGTGGCGAGCGAAATTGGAGGAGCCTAAACCTGTGTCTAACAGGGGTTGTAGGGCCGCGCGGGCTTGCGTTCGGTGGGTGAAATAATCCGGCCTATAGCAGAAAGGTTTTGGGAAAGCCTGACAGAGAGGGTGAAATCCCCGTATGCGGAATGGGGCGGACCTGCTGGTGCGGTACCTGAGTACGGCGGGACACGAGGAATCCTGTCGGAATCTGGGTCGACCACGATCTAAGGCTAAATACTCGACAACTACCGATAGTGGACAAGTACCGTGAGGGAAAGATGAAAAGAACCCCGGTGAGGGGAGTGAAATAGAACCTGAAACCGTAAACCAACAAGATGTTACAGCCTGTGAGGGTGGTAGCGTGCCTTTTGTAGAATGAGCCTGCGAGTTACGGTGTGCAGCAAGGTTAAGGGATAGGAGTCCTGGAGCCGGAGGGAAACCGAGTCTTAAAAGGGCGTGGTGAGTTGTACGTCGTAGACCCGAAGCCAGGGTGATCTAGTTATGAGCAGGTTGAAACAGGGGTGAAGCCTTGTGGAGGACCGAACTATAATCTGTTAAAAAAGGTATGGATGACTTGTGACTAGGAGTGAAAGGCTAAACAAACCTGGAGATAGCTGGTTCTCCCCGAAATGCCTTTAGGGACAGCCTTATACAAAACTGTCGGAGGTAAAGCACTGGATGGGCTAGGGGGTTTCATCGCCTACCAAACCCAATCAAACTCTGAATGCCGGCAGTCAACGTGTGGGAGTGAGACTGCGTGCGACAAGGTTCGTAGTCGAGAGGGAAACAGCCCAGACCGTCAGCTAAGGTCCCGAAATACCGCTTGAGTGTGAAATGAAGTGTGGGTACCTGGACAGCCAGGAGGTTGGCTTAGAAGCAGCCATTCCTTGAAAGAGTGCGTAATAGCTCACTGGTCGAGTACGCATGCGCAGATAATGTATCGGGGCTAAGCGGTATACCGAAGCTACGGGTCTTGCATTTTTGGTGCAAGGCGGTAGGGGAGCATTCCATGTACTGATGAAGGAATATCCGGGAGGAGTTCTGGAGGGGATGGAAGAGAGAATGCAGGTATAAGTACACGAAAAGGAGGGTGAGATTCCTTCCCGCCGAAAACCTAAGGTTTCCTGGGTGAAGGTCATCTGCTCAGGGTAAGTCGGCCCCTAAGGCGAGGACGAGGGTCGTAGTCGATGGGAATCCGGTTTATATTCCGGAACCTCTTGCAATTTCGATGGCAGGACGCGTGAGGTGAAGCCCGGCCAAAGATTGGTAGTTTTGGTCTAAGTATCCGAGCCGTTTTAAGAGCGATAGGCAAATCCGTCGTTCGAGGTAAGGTGCGAGTGCGACTGGAGCGATGAGCGAAGGGAAGCAGGTGTAGTCATGGCGACGGGAAATACTGTCTAAGGTTAGGTTGCAAGAGACCGTACCGCAAACCGACACAGGTAGGTAGGATGAGTAATCTAAGGCGCTCGAGAGAACTCGCGTCAAGGAACTCGGCAAAATACACACGTAACCTCGGGAGAAGTGTGACCCTTGCCTTTGGTGAGGGTGGCAGAAAGCAGGTCCAGGCGACTGTTTATCAAAAACATAGCCATCTGCAAATCAGTAATGAGACGTATAGGTGGTGACACCTGCCCGGTGCTGGAAGGTTAAGAGGAGAGGTTCGTGGTAACACAACGCTTTGAATTGAAGCCCCAGTAAACGGCGGCCGTAACTATAACGGTCCTAAGGTAGCGAAATTCCTTGTCGGGTAAGTTCCGACCCGCACGAATGGTGTAACGACTCTGGACACTGTCTCGACGCGAGACTCGGTGAAATTTATGTACCGGTAAAGAAGCCGGTTACCCATAGTTAGACGGAAAGACCCCGTGAACCTTCACCGTAGCTTACTATTGGAACTTGGTTTACCATGTGTAGTATAGGTGGGAGACAGAGAAGCTTGGCCGTCAGGTTAGGCGGAGTCAACAGTGAAATACCACCCTTGGTACGTCAGGTTTCTAACCTTTGGCCGTGGATCCGGCAAAGGGACCGTGGTAGGTGGGCGGTTTGACTGGGGCGGTCGCCTCCTAAAAGGTAACGGAGGTGCGCGAAGGTCTCCTCACACCGGTTGGAAATCGGTGCGCGAGTGTAAAGGCACAAGGAGGCTTAACTGCGAGACCGACAGGTCGAGCAGATACGAAAGTAGGTCTTAGTGATCTGGCGGTAGCGTGTGGAAGCGCCGTCACTTAACGGATAAAAGGTACTCCGGGGATAACAGGCTGATTTTCCCCAAGAGTTCACATCGACGGGAAAGTTTGGCACCTCGATGTCGGCTCATCGCATCCTGGGGCTGAAGCAGGTCCCAAGGGTTTGGCTGTTCGCCAATTAAAGCGGTACGTGAGCTGGGTTCAGAACGTCGCGAGACAGTTCGGTCCCTATCTGCTATGGGCGTTGGATATGTGAGAGGAGCTGCTTTTAGTACGAGAGGACCGAAGTGGACGAACCTCTGGTGTACCAGTTATCCTGCCAAGGGTACGTGCTGGGTAGCTATGTTCGGAAGGGATAACCGCTGAAGGCATCTAAGTGGGAAGCCCGCCTCAAGATTACATATCCCTGAAGGTTGACCTTCCTGAAGACTCCTTGCACACTACAAGGTCGATAGGCTGGAGGTCTACGTACCGTAAGGTATTAAGCCGACCAGTACTAATAAGTCGTGAGGCTTGACCATATTATTCATCCTTCTCCTTCACCCTACCCCTTTGCGTAAAATATTTCGCCTGGTTGCCATGGTGGAGAGGTCATACCCGTTCCCATCCCGAACACGGAAGTCAAGCTCTCCTACGCCGATGATACTGCTCCTTCGCGGGAAAGTAGGTAGTAGCCAGGCTCCCCTTTGCCCATCACTCGCTTGACAAAATATTATCCGAAACCTTAAAGTCCGCCCTTCTTAGGGAGGGGTGTTGCGCGCGTTCTAGCAACCGAGTCAATAGTGTTTTTGAAAAATGGAGGGTCGCGTCTACCCAGTTGTAAAAAGAGGTGTTCGCGCGCGTCCGTGCTCTCCACACGAAGCGGAGCTCCGTCCACTCACGAAAGATATCGTGTCCGAAGTACAATACGAGCATCATAACGTAAACTGCACAGGGTGTTGTGTACGCTGTGCTGCGCACATGTAGCACCTTTCCCATACGGAGACACAGGGAGAAAAGTTCCAAACGGGATGTGCACGCGTAAAAAAGTGAAGATGCGCACAGCAATAAAAATAGGCGGATGCCTATGTGGTATCCTGCATGTATGTGCTGGTTGATTTGTGTAGCGCTAACAACACCGGTGCTGAAAAATGTGTGCAGGATCTTCAGAGAAAAGAAAAAAGCGAGGTAGATACTAACTACACGTATGTGTGCAGCCACGCATTTCAGAGAACGTGTGACAATGAGCGTTAATGCGAGCAGCACAAGTGTAAGCGACGCGTGCATACACCAACTCTGTGCATTACAGCACAGGAGAAGGAGAGCGAAGCTTGCGACTTTCGCTACGGGAGGAGCACGGTGAAGCAGCGATTGCCGGCGTTCATAAAGAGAGAAAAACATACATTTCCTTGACTCCTCCTAGCAGGTGGAAGTACTGCATGCATGTCGCTACCTAGGTCCAAAGGAGATCTGAAAGAGTGAGTGGACAGTGCAAAGGATCTCTTAGTCCGTAGCAAGAGAAAATTTTACTGTCGAGTGCGTCCTGTGGCGTGCCATCGTAGGAAATGACCCCCTTAGAAAGGATGCATAGACGCGTCGCAGCAGCGAGTATTTTTTCAACCTCATGGGTGATGATAACAAGCGTTTTACCTGCGTGTTTGAGGCTTATGATGAGCTGCACAACCTGACGAACGCTGGGGTAATCTAAGTTTGCAAACGGCTCGTCAAGAATGACTACCTTTGCATCCAAGGCGAGTACGCCGGCAACGGTTAGGCGTCTTTTTTCTCCACCTGAAAGCGCTCGGGCGTAATGGTCACGCCGGTCAAGCAGTGACACGGCTGCAAGTGCGCTGTTGGTACGTGCGTCAATTTCTGCGCGGGAATATCCCCACTGCAGAGGACCGAAGGCGCAGTCCTCAAATACCGTTTCGCCTAGGATCTGGGTGTCTGCATTTTGAAACGCCAGACCGACAGTAGTCCCGCGTGCCATATACACACGGCCGGAGGACGGCGGTTCAAGTCCTGCAAGGATGTTCATGAGCACAGTTTTACCCGAGCCATTTGCACCTGCGAGGACGACACAGTCCCCAGGAAACACCCTAAACGAAACGGAGTGTAATACTTCACAGTCGCGCTCAAAAGACTTACTTACATTGACCAGTTCAAGCAGCGGTCCTGCGCACGACTCCACAGCCGTGTCTGCCGCGACATCTGCGCTCATGCGTCCACAGAAGATTCACCGTGCCCTGTGGCGCGTACACACCCGCGACACGCGAATACTATGGCATCAACCATGACGGTACAAATGGCGGCGAACTGTAGGGGCAAGATGATGGGCGAGTAGGACAACAAGGGCGATTTTCAGGGTGTCGGCAAGAAAAAAGGGAAGGAAGACTCCTAGCATGAGCTCCCCGGTCCTGAGGCCAAGCACGTAACCGAGAACCGGCAGACCGATGGAGTAAATCGAAAGAAAACCAACGAGCGTTGCGACGGTAAGTCTGATCCAAAGAAGGAGTGCGCGTCCACCACCGCGTGGTGGAGTGCAAGACAGGCGGTGGTGCTGCGCGATTGCGCCAGCGAGCGTAGCAGCGAGTATGTATCCAAGGAGGAATCCTCCCGTAGGGGCAAAAAGCGCGGTGTATCCGCCCCGACCTCCTGAAAAAACCGGCAGACCAAGGAGTCCTGCCCCGAGGAAGCTGAGAACGGCGAGTGCACCGTCTCGCGGTCCCAACAATAAACCGGTGAGAACGGCCGCTGCATTCTGCAGTACAAGCGGAACAGGCTTGAGAGGAATGCTAACGAGCGCACTCGAGCTAATGAGTGCGGCAAAAAGCGCAACAAAAGCCAAAGACTTACTACGGTGCATGGTACAGTACTCCTCCGAAGGGTCGATGCGCAGTGTGACACGGAAGGAGGAATCTTTCAATATCTTGGGTGGTGCCACAGGTATAGTTTTTAACAGACTTACCCGAACGGCTGCCAGGTGCGTACGCGTCGGTTCGTTCCCACTGTGCGCGGGCAGAGCTCGTGTAGTGTCTATTGACAGATGCAAGGATCGGGTACCGTCATGTACGCAGTTTATGGTAGGCTCAGTCCTATGCACGCTGGGGACAGAGAGAGTATCGCACGCTTCGTGCGTGTGGTGCGCGATTGTCTGGATTTGTTTCGCACCGAGGGTATTGGGCCCCGTCCTAGGAATGATTCGGTAATTTTACCGAATGCTGCGTGTTCACCGCGTAATCATGCAGGAAAGCGTGCGCAGAGCACTGCCGATGCGTGTGTGAGAAGCAGTGACGGGTCTGTATACACGGACGAAACCTTGCGCGAGGAAATTTTTGCATGCCGTGCGTGTGAATTGTATCAACGGCGTACACATGCGGTGGTGGGAGAGGGTGTTGCAGACGCAGACGTGCTCGTCGTTGGGGAGGCCCCTGGAGCGGAAGAAGATCGAAGCGGTCGTCCGTTCGTAGGACGGTCAGGTAAATTGCTGGACGCAATGCTTGCGGCGATTGGACTTTCGCGTCAGCAAAATTGTTATATCACCAATGTGGTTAAGTGCCGGCCGCCAAGGAACCGCACACCAACACCCCACGAGACTGCCTGTTGTGCACGGTTCCTCCATGCGCATCTTACGCTGCATCGCCCGTGTGCTATTTTGGTGCTCGGCCGCTGCGCCGCACAGCACATGCTCCAAACAACCGATGGTATTGGCAAGTTGCGCGGGCGCTTTTTTACCTATCAGGGGATTCCCCTTCTGGCTACGTACCATCCGAGTGCGTTGTTACGGGATGAAGCGCTGAAACGTCCGGCGTGGGAGGATCTCAAAACGTTTCGTGCACGGTTGCTGCAGTTGAAGCAGGACGCACACATGCCAATATAAAATCATGGCGCCGTGGCTTGAGCTTGTTTTTGACGTTCCACTGGATAAAAGCTTTACGTACCGTGCGTGTGCTGCCCACGCGGGTGAGGCACTCGTGGGTAGACGGGTTCTTGCTCCCTTTGGGGCGCGTACACTCATTGGATTTGTGATAAGTGAATCACATTCTTCGCCTGCTGATTGCGGTGGTGCAGTTGGCACGTTCAAGGAGATCATCCGCGTCATTGACAGGGAAGCGCTTTTTGACCAAACGCATCTTGCGTGTGCGCGTTGGATGGCGCATTTCTACCTGTGTGCCTTAGGTCAGGCGCTGTGTGCGGTGGTTCCGTCTCGGAAACGAGAACGGACATTGTCTTCTTTTGCTTCTTGTGCGGGTGTTCGGCGCACTGACACCTATGCGCTTTCGGGCGAACAGCGCAAGGCGATTGATGCGATTACCGCGAGCACCGGTGCGCGCAGTTTTTATGTGCACGGGGTGACAGGGTCGGGGAAGACGGAAGTGTTCTTGCGCGCAGCCGAGGCAGTCCTTGCGCGTGGCAAGTCGGTTATCTATCTTGTTCCTGAGATAGCGCTCACTCACCAGGTGCTCCAGGAGGTATATGTGCGCTTTGGCAGTCAGGCGGCGGTGTTGCACTCAGCGCTCAGTGGCAGTCAGCGCCTAGGTGAGTGGCGGCGCATACAGTGCATGCGTCACTGTGTAGTGATTGGAGCTCGGAGTGCAATTTTTGCTCCGTTGAAGCGGCTGGGCCTTGTGATAATGGATGAAGAACATGACAGTTCGTATAAGTCTGCGCATGTGCCGCGCTATCATGCGCGGCAGGTAGCGATGTATCGCTGTGCGGACGCGAACTGTCCGTTTGTCATGGGGTCTGCAACACCGTCTGTGGAGGCCTGGTACGCGATGCTGCGGGGGGCGGTGCGTCGTTTACCATTGACTGCGCGTGTTGCGGGGGGGGCTCCGCCGCGTGTTGAGGTGGTGGACGTGTCAAAAGAGGCCCTGTTGCTCTCTACCCGTCTGGTGGATGAAATACGCAAGACGAAGGAGGCAGGATATCAATCGATGCTCTTTTTGAATCGTCGAGGATTTTCCTATTCGTTTCAGTGTCGCAGCTGTGGATACACGCTGTGTTGCACGCAGTGTGCAGTTCCCTTGACGTGGCACAAACGTGTGGGGGCAATGCAATGTCATTACTGTGGCAGGCAAGAGGCGCCGCCTGAAAGTTGTCCGTGCTGTCATTCATTTGATACCCGATACGGCGGGGTGGGCACAGAGTATATTGAGGAAGCAGTACAAGCGCTATTTCCTGAATACCGTATTGCACGGGTGGACACCGATGCGCTGCGCTCAGGGCACGTGCAGCAGACGATGGAGCAGTTTCGCGCGGGGAAAATCGATGTACTGTTGGGTACGCAAATGATAGCAAAGGGATTTAATTTCCCTACGCTGCGTTTAGTGGGTATTGCCTGCGCAGATACTGGACTGCACACGCCAGACTTTCGCGCCGCCGAGCGGAGTTTTGCCTTGATGATGCAAGTGGCCGGACGTGCAGGTCGCTATGTAGATAACGGCCTGGTCATCATCCAAACACGCAATCCTGCGCATCCTGCGGTGGTGTGTGCGCAGCACGGGGATTGTGAGTCCTTTTATGCGCAAGAACTTGCGCAGCGGGAGGCGCTGTGTTTTCCGCCCTTTGTGCGCCTTATTCGGTTTGTTTTTCGCAGCAAGACGCGGCGCAAGGCTAAAGACGCCGCGTATGCGGCACATGCGCTTTTGACGGCGCAGATGCCTCTGGGTGCGGATGTACTGGGACCTGCAGCGTGTGTGGTGGCGCAGGTGGCAGGCAGCTATCGGATGCAAATACTGCTGCGTGCCCCATCATTCCCAGTGGTGCAGCAGGTGGCGCGCAGCTTTTTAGATGAATTTCGAGCTCCGGCGGGGGTGTACGTAGAATCTGACGTAGATCCTGTAAATGTACTGTAGGGCGAGTAGATGTACTCCGTGTTATCCTGCTGTTTGCGTGTTTGGTTGACCGGTAGTATGCGGTGCCTGGTATAGGTGCGGGACGGAAAGGAGAGAGGATGTGGCACTGCCGATTATTTTTCAGGACGCAGCGGTGGTGGCCGTTGATAAGCCGGCAGGACTTGCAGTACAGCCGGGTGCGCGGGTGCGGGTGTGCGTAGTTGACGTATTACAGAAACAGCTTGGGGTGCGTCTGTTTCCTCTGCATCGTTTGGACAAGGACACCGCGGGCGTGCTGCTGTTTGCAAAACATGCACGGGCAGCTGCTCTGTACCAGGGGATTTTAGGCAGCATGCGTGTGATTAAGCGCTATCGCGCACTTTGTTTTGGGCGACCTCCCCGAGAGTGTGGTGATATTCGCGTTCCTATCCGTACCGGTACGGCAGCAAGGCGGCGTCAGGTTGTGCGTGCCGCGCATACTGCATACCGTGTGTTGCGTGCGACTGATACGCATACATATCTTGAACTCACGTTGCACAGTGGTCGGACCCATCAGATTCGTATTCATCTGGCTGCGCTAGGATGTCCTATAATTGGGGATGACAAATACGGTGATTTCGCGCGTAACAAGGCGTGTGCTCGTGCGTGGGGAGTAAAAAGGCTCCAGTTATTCGCACACAGTCTTGTGTTGCCATGTGCATGTAAACCGCTGGTGTTGCGTGCACGTATGCCTGTACACTTCCTGCGTGCTCTTGATGCCGTTGCGCTATGATTGCCTGTAGCAGGGCATTCTGGTAGGCGGTGTGTGGTTTTGAGTTCTGCCGGTAACAGAAAGAGTGTCGTGTGAATTTCAATAGTTTTTCTCTAGGGTGTGTACTGCACTCGTTGTGTTTTTGCAGGCGCGAGGGGAGGGGAGCGGTCCCCTGCTGCTGTACTGTCTGTAGGGAAGATACCGGCGCCTATTGTTATATCGGGCTATTTGTGCTAGAGTGTGCGAAACCGCTAGTGGGGATGGCCTATGGGTACTGTTGTTCCGGGATTCGATGACGAGAAAGACGAAAGTCTTAAGATGAATCTGCAAAAGATCGATGACCTTGAAGGTGGCGTCGTTGTTTTCCTCAACGGGTACATCGATACTTACAATTCTTCCTTTTTTCAAAAGAGGATTGCGAAGGTTATCGATGCAGGCTACACGCGTATTGTATTTAACTGCGCCTCTTTGAATTATGTCTCCTCCACTGGAATTGGTTCTTTTACGGCGTTTCTAAAAACGGTCAAGCCTAAAGGTGGCGATATTGTTCTCCTCGATATTCAGCCGAGGGTGTATGAGGTTTTCCAGTTACTTGGTTTTTCTCAGTTTTTTAACATTCGCGATTCTATTGCGGATGCAGTTAGCCTTTTTAGGAACAAGGTCTCACCGCTGAAGGTGGACACCTTTCCGAAGGTGTTTTCTTGCCCGATCTGCTCTAAGAAGTTAAAGGCGACTAAGCAGGGGCGTTTTCGTTGTTCCGAATGTAAGACGATTCTCGCCCTTGACGCGAGCGCACACGTGTCTCTCGGTTAGGTGACGCGCCTTTCTTTCTGGGGCAGGCTGGTTGGCTGCCTGTTTAGGGAGGTGTTTCGTGCTTGATGTGTGAGGTGAGGCGTTATACAATGCGGGCCGGCCCTCCGGGCGGCTCGGGGAGTCCTGTCTGTGTTGCTTCTGTAGCTCAGTTGGCAGAGCGCAACCATGGTAAGGTTGAGGTCAGCGGTTCAATCCCGCTCGGAAGCTTCCGTCTGTGGATGTGAGGAGGGGTGGTATGGCAAAGAGGACGGCGGTGGAGCTTATTGCGCTTCAGTGCACTGGATGCAAGCGGCGTAATTACACCACTTCAAGAAACCGACGTAACGTTCAGGAAAAGCTCGAGCTCAGGAAGTATTGTCCTTTTGAGCGTAGACGTGTGCTGCATAGAGAGGCGAAGATAAAGTAGGCTGTCGTCATATCTGTTACGCACGGGGTTTTCTGGTGTTTTCCGGGGATTTGTGGGTCAGTAGCTCTAATGGCAGAGCGTCGGTCTCCAAAACCGAATGTTGAAGGTTCGAGTCCTTCCTGGCCTGAGTGCTTTCGAAAAGGTGTTTCATGTTGAAGTTCGCAAAGTTTCGTAGGGAGTGCGTTGCCGAGTTCAGGAGGGTGGTGTGGCCTGCGCGCACTCAGGTACATACCGCGGTTAAGGTAGTGCTCGTCTCTACCGTTGTCATGGCGCTTTTCCTCGGGCTTATCGATGCTCTGTTCGTGGCGTTGCTGAGTTTCTTCTTCTGAGGGGATAGAATGGCGAAAGAGTGGTATATTCTGCACACATTCTCGGGTCGCGAGGCAAGGGTGGAGCGGGCTGTCCGTATGCTCGTGGAGCATGCGAGGATTCCAACGAACGTTATCTTTGATATAAAAATCCCTGAGGAACTGCTTACCGAGGTGAAAGATGGTAAGAAGAGGGTGGTTAGGCGTAAGTTTTTCCCTGGTTACTTGTTGGTGGAAATGGATTTGCCCGAGGTTGACTGGAGGATAGTGTGTAACGAGGTGCGCAGGATTCCTGGTGTTTCCGGTTTTTTGGGTTCTTCGGGCAATGCGAAGCCTCAGGCGGTTTCTGCGGATGAAGCTCGGCGTATTTTGCAGAAGGCGGGGGAAATTAAGGGGGATAGGACTCCTCGTATCGCTCAGACTTTTTTGGTTGGACAACAGGTGAGGATCGTTGAGGGGCCGTTTGCTACTTTCTCGGGTGAGGTGGAGGAGGTGATGAGTGAACGCAACAAGGTGCGTGTGGCAGTCACCATCTTTGGCCGCGCTACTCCTGTGGAGTTGGAGCTAGTCCAGGTGGAGGCGCTCTGATTTTCTTCTTCCAGGGTGGAGAGTGTTGCAATGCGCATGATTGCCTGCCGCTTACGCGTTGGTTTCGGGTGTTTTGTTGTTTTTTACGTCATAAGGAGAGGCCAGTATGGCAGCGAAGAAGAAAGTGGTTACTCAGATAAAGCTGCAGTGTCCTGCAGGCAAGGCGACGCCCGCGCCGCCGGTTGGGCCTGCGCTTGGGCCGCACGGGGTTAGTGCCCCGCAGTTTGTGCAGCAGTTTAATGACCGTACTAAATCCATGGAGCCTGGGTTGGTGGTGCCAGTGGTTGTCACCGTCTATTCTGACAAGAGTTTTTCGTTTGTGCTGAAAACGCCGCCTGCGGCTGTTCTTATTAGGAA
Proteins encoded in this region:
- a CDS encoding CbiQ family ECF transporter T component yields the protein MFFSLYERRQSLLHRAPPVAKVASFALLLLCCNAQSWCMHASLTLVLLALTLIVTRSLKCVAAHIRVVSIYLAFFFSLKILHTFFSTGVVSATQINQHIHAGYHIGIRLFLLLCASSLFYACTSRLELFSLCLRMGKVLHVRSTAYTTPCAVYVMMLVLYFGHDIFREWTELRFVWRARTRANTSFYNWVDATLHFSKTLLTRLLERAQHPSLRRADFKVSDNILSSE
- a CDS encoding energy-coupling factor ABC transporter ATP-binding protein, coding for MSADVAADTAVESCAGPLLELVNVSKSFERDCEVLHSVSFRVFPGDCVVLAGANGSGKTVLMNILAGLEPPSSGRVYMARGTTVGLAFQNADTQILGETVFEDCAFGPLQWGYSRAEIDARTNSALAAVSLLDRRDHYARALSGGEKRRLTVAGVLALDAKVVILDEPFANLDYPSVRQVVQLIISLKHAGKTLVIITHEVEKILAAATRLCILSKGVISYDGTPQDALDSKIFSCYGLRDPLHCPLTLSDLLWT
- a CDS encoding biotin transporter BioY; this translates as MHRTEPTINCVHDGTRSLHLSIDTTRALPAHSGNEPTRTHLAAVRVSLLKTIPVAPPKILKDSSFRVTLRIDPSEEYCTMHRSKSLAFVALFAALISSSALVSIPLKPVPLVLQNAAAVLTGLLLGPRDGALAVLSFLGAGLLGLPVFSGGRGGYTALFAPTGGFLLGYILAATLAGAIAQHHRLSCTPPRGGGRALLLWIRLTVATLVGFLSIYSIGLPVLGYVLGLRTGELMLGVFLPFFLADTLKIALVVLLAHHLAPTVRRHLYRHG
- a CDS encoding uracil-DNA glycosylase yields the protein MYAVYGRLSPMHAGDRESIARFVRVVRDCLDLFRTEGIGPRPRNDSVILPNAACSPRNHAGKRAQSTADACVRSSDGSVYTDETLREEIFACRACELYQRRTHAVVGEGVADADVLVVGEAPGAEEDRSGRPFVGRSGKLLDAMLAAIGLSRQQNCYITNVVKCRPPRNRTPTPHETACCARFLHAHLTLHRPCAILVLGRCAAQHMLQTTDGIGKLRGRFFTYQGIPLLATYHPSALLRDEALKRPAWEDLKTFRARLLQLKQDAHMPI
- the priA gene encoding replication restart helicase PriA, whose translation is MAPWLELVFDVPLDKSFTYRACAAHAGEALVGRRVLAPFGARTLIGFVISESHSSPADCGGAVGTFKEIIRVIDREALFDQTHLACARWMAHFYLCALGQALCAVVPSRKRERTLSSFASCAGVRRTDTYALSGEQRKAIDAITASTGARSFYVHGVTGSGKTEVFLRAAEAVLARGKSVIYLVPEIALTHQVLQEVYVRFGSQAAVLHSALSGSQRLGEWRRIQCMRHCVVIGARSAIFAPLKRLGLVIMDEEHDSSYKSAHVPRYHARQVAMYRCADANCPFVMGSATPSVEAWYAMLRGAVRRLPLTARVAGGAPPRVEVVDVSKEALLLSTRLVDEIRKTKEAGYQSMLFLNRRGFSYSFQCRSCGYTLCCTQCAVPLTWHKRVGAMQCHYCGRQEAPPESCPCCHSFDTRYGGVGTEYIEEAVQALFPEYRIARVDTDALRSGHVQQTMEQFRAGKIDVLLGTQMIAKGFNFPTLRLVGIACADTGLHTPDFRAAERSFALMMQVAGRAGRYVDNGLVIIQTRNPAHPAVVCAQHGDCESFYAQELAQREALCFPPFVRLIRFVFRSKTRRKAKDAAYAAHALLTAQMPLGADVLGPAACVVAQVAGSYRMQILLRAPSFPVVQQVARSFLDEFRAPAGVYVESDVDPVNVL
- a CDS encoding RluA family pseudouridine synthase, with the translated sequence MALPIIFQDAAVVAVDKPAGLAVQPGARVRVCVVDVLQKQLGVRLFPLHRLDKDTAGVLLFAKHARAAALYQGILGSMRVIKRYRALCFGRPPRECGDIRVPIRTGTAARRRQVVRAAHTAYRVLRATDTHTYLELTLHSGRTHQIRIHLAALGCPIIGDDKYGDFARNKACARAWGVKRLQLFAHSLVLPCACKPLVLRARMPVHFLRALDAVAL